A single genomic interval of Mycobacterium sp. DL592 harbors:
- a CDS encoding enoyl-CoA hydratase/isomerase family protein has translation MSDASLAYQRRDAVAIVSIDAAPHNPMTLAFMDAFEELVADIAADQGVRAVVLTAAGEQNFSVGMNLKELVANLGDPARVDMILDQRLRVLATVENMDKPWIATLFGNCLGGGLELPLACHFRFAAQEGARIGLPELHLGSVPAWGGSARLARRIGRNRAVDLILRAKTLTGPQALEIGLVNEVWPLAELKSRAVDLAEELAAMPRTAVAAILRCLVAGEEKTLEESLRDERAAFHATLGTPDMAEGLQAFLEKRPPVFNRG, from the coding sequence ATGAGCGACGCCTCGCTGGCCTACCAACGCCGGGACGCGGTCGCCATCGTGTCCATCGACGCGGCCCCGCACAACCCGATGACGCTGGCGTTCATGGACGCATTCGAGGAACTCGTCGCCGACATCGCAGCCGACCAGGGGGTGCGTGCCGTTGTCCTGACTGCCGCCGGTGAGCAGAACTTCTCGGTGGGCATGAACCTCAAGGAGCTCGTCGCCAACCTCGGTGATCCCGCACGGGTCGACATGATCCTCGACCAGCGCCTGCGCGTGCTGGCCACCGTGGAGAACATGGACAAGCCCTGGATCGCAACGCTTTTCGGTAACTGTCTCGGCGGCGGTCTGGAACTCCCCCTGGCCTGCCACTTCCGGTTCGCGGCCCAGGAGGGTGCTCGTATCGGCCTGCCCGAGTTGCACCTCGGTTCGGTGCCGGCATGGGGTGGGAGCGCACGGCTGGCTCGGCGCATCGGCCGCAACCGCGCTGTCGACCTCATCCTGCGGGCCAAGACTCTGACCGGCCCCCAGGCGCTGGAGATCGGCCTCGTCAACGAGGTGTGGCCCCTGGCGGAGCTGAAAAGCCGTGCCGTCGACCTCGCCGAGGAACTGGCCGCTATGCCGCGCACCGCGGTGGCGGCGATCCTGCGCTGCCTGGTGGCCGGCGAGGAGAAGACGCTCGAGGAGTCCCTGCGCGACGAGCGCGCCGCCTTCCATGCCACGTTGGGCACACCCGATATGGCCGAGGGCCTGCAGGCTTTCCTGGAGAAGCGCCCGCCGGTGTTCAACCGTGGCTGA
- a CDS encoding Ig-like domain-containing protein — protein MSTPRISTRFSAAAFVVGVSLAGPQALGIAWADGSDQSASSTADAPAKSGTASTGRSARSAHTGPANSPSAAAATAAAGSGSTQSARTTSTTVSTRTVLGDLPATGHTRRAPAGVTAVTDPTADLQSVVARLTTAPDSSTGVVTISSTSSTPSAAVVATSPNDISALRVPTGDASASSITDVFTKLLNSVSSFFEGIGLLVRRTFFNQAPTVAPVQTTGQTGGTITGSLNAVDPEGDPIVYSVTQNPHYGSVAVDSAGNYTYTPGSGFDGVDAFTIAATDTGLHINLLDPLRSPNTGALVSVTQNDTAIRVGFNFIFGSGAQYWSSAARAALQSTAIYLSSYIKAPQAVTITYDVTGEYSFFTSTLASAGSDLISTDPGFYNTVVQKKIQTGVDSNGAAADGQITWNFNYSWAFGDSVASGQYDFQSTALHELVHTLGFLSVIDSSGNNTGNNWTTFDGFVVTSTGAHPIDGSYTWLTSYDTNLTGGSQGLYFGGANAMAANNGHPVPLYTPNPWESGSSMSHLDDTKFTGSNAKLMNASTSTGLGVRTLSAIEIGILKDLGYDMSDPPQNLALFVIGFVFIRRRKRAGGSVSQH, from the coding sequence ATGTCGACACCCCGAATCAGCACGCGATTCAGCGCAGCTGCGTTCGTCGTCGGTGTGTCCTTGGCCGGCCCCCAGGCACTGGGTATCGCCTGGGCAGACGGCTCCGACCAGAGTGCCAGCTCCACCGCGGACGCCCCGGCGAAGTCGGGTACCGCGTCGACCGGACGCTCAGCCCGATCGGCCCACACCGGTCCCGCGAACTCCCCGAGCGCGGCGGCGGCGACCGCGGCGGCCGGCTCCGGCAGCACCCAGTCGGCGCGCACCACCTCGACCACCGTCAGCACCCGCACCGTGCTCGGCGACCTGCCCGCCACCGGCCATACCCGGCGGGCCCCGGCCGGCGTCACGGCCGTCACCGACCCCACGGCAGACCTGCAGTCCGTGGTGGCCCGCCTGACGACCGCACCGGACAGTTCCACGGGCGTCGTCACGATCTCCTCGACCTCCTCGACTCCGTCGGCCGCGGTTGTCGCCACATCTCCGAACGACATCAGCGCCCTACGGGTGCCGACCGGCGATGCGTCGGCATCGTCGATCACCGACGTCTTCACGAAGCTGCTGAACTCGGTGAGCTCCTTCTTCGAAGGCATCGGGCTGCTGGTGCGCCGCACCTTCTTCAACCAGGCACCCACCGTCGCGCCCGTGCAGACCACCGGCCAAACCGGCGGAACAATCACCGGCAGCCTCAATGCGGTCGATCCTGAGGGCGATCCGATCGTCTACAGCGTCACCCAGAATCCCCACTACGGCAGCGTGGCAGTCGATTCCGCAGGCAACTACACCTACACACCCGGGAGCGGGTTCGACGGAGTCGACGCGTTCACCATCGCAGCCACCGACACCGGTCTTCACATCAACCTGCTGGACCCGCTGCGTTCGCCGAACACCGGCGCTCTGGTCTCAGTGACGCAGAACGACACCGCGATTCGGGTGGGCTTCAACTTCATCTTCGGTTCGGGCGCGCAGTACTGGTCCAGCGCCGCCCGCGCAGCACTGCAGTCGACGGCGATCTACCTGTCGTCCTATATCAAGGCCCCCCAGGCGGTGACCATCACCTACGACGTCACCGGCGAGTATTCGTTCTTCACCTCGACGCTGGCCTCGGCGGGAAGCGACCTCATCTCCACCGATCCCGGCTTCTACAACACCGTTGTGCAGAAGAAGATACAGACCGGCGTGGACTCCAACGGGGCAGCCGCGGACGGCCAGATCACCTGGAACTTCAACTACTCCTGGGCTTTTGGCGATTCAGTGGCGTCCGGCCAGTACGACTTCCAGTCCACTGCGTTGCACGAGCTGGTGCACACCCTGGGATTCCTGTCCGTCATCGACAGCTCCGGAAACAACACCGGCAACAACTGGACCACCTTCGACGGCTTCGTGGTGACCTCCACCGGCGCGCATCCGATCGACGGCAGCTACACATGGCTTACGAGTTACGACACCAATTTGACCGGCGGCAGCCAGGGCCTCTACTTCGGCGGCGCGAACGCGATGGCCGCCAACAACGGCCACCCGGTGCCCCTGTACACCCCCAACCCATGGGAGTCCGGTAGCTCGATGTCGCATCTGGACGACACGAAGTTCACCGGCTCGAACGCCAAACTGATGAATGCCTCGACCTCCACGGGCCTCGGCGTGCGGACGTTGAGCGCCATCGAGATCGGGATTCTCAAGGACCTCGGCTACGACATGTCCGATCCGCCCCAGAACCTGGCACTGTTCGTGATCGGTTTCGTGTTCATCCGGCGCCGCAAGCGCGCCGGCGGCTCTGTCTCGCAGCACTGA
- a CDS encoding TIGR03619 family F420-dependent LLM class oxidoreductase — protein MRFTFSDSMTRTEYLPRLAVAAEAAGYDGFAIPDSIGYPEHSDAVYPYTADGDRSFLEGKEFIEPFVLAGYLGALTTRIRFNTFVVKFPVRSPVLAAKEAFSVAALTGNRLGLGIGIGSSPYPDDYLMAGVDPAHKGARLDEAIDIFRGLETGAFFSHHGRFYDVPSMKVCPVPTAPIPLLIGGHSDAALKRAATKADGWMHAGGPNDALAAMLGKLRAYRAEAGQTHQPFEIHAASRDARTVDGCKRLADMGVTDVIVGFRNPYIRGEDRQPLEDKLVRLRRFADEVLSKVHS, from the coding sequence ATGCGCTTCACCTTCTCGGATTCGATGACCCGCACGGAATACCTGCCCCGACTTGCAGTGGCCGCCGAGGCGGCGGGCTATGACGGCTTCGCGATCCCGGACTCGATCGGCTACCCGGAGCACTCTGATGCGGTCTACCCGTACACCGCCGACGGCGACCGCAGCTTTCTGGAGGGCAAGGAGTTCATCGAACCTTTCGTGCTCGCGGGCTATCTGGGCGCGCTCACCACACGTATCCGGTTCAACACCTTCGTGGTGAAGTTCCCGGTGCGCTCACCGGTACTCGCCGCCAAGGAGGCGTTCTCGGTTGCCGCACTGACCGGGAACCGACTGGGCCTGGGCATCGGCATCGGCAGCAGCCCCTACCCCGATGACTACCTGATGGCCGGTGTCGACCCGGCCCACAAAGGCGCTCGGCTCGACGAGGCGATCGACATCTTCCGCGGGCTGGAGACCGGGGCGTTCTTCTCCCACCACGGCCGGTTCTACGACGTTCCGTCGATGAAGGTCTGCCCGGTGCCGACTGCGCCGATCCCTTTGCTGATCGGCGGTCATTCCGACGCCGCGCTGAAACGGGCTGCCACCAAGGCCGACGGTTGGATGCACGCCGGGGGACCCAACGACGCCCTGGCGGCGATGCTCGGCAAGCTCCGGGCTTACCGGGCCGAGGCGGGGCAGACGCACCAGCCCTTCGAGATTCACGCAGCCAGCCGCGACGCCCGCACGGTCGATGGGTGTAAACGATTGGCGGACATGGGAGTCACCGACGTGATCGTCGGCTTCCGCAACCCCTACATCAGAGGCGAGGACCGTCAACCGCTGGAGGACAAGCTGGTCCGGTTGCGGCGATTCGCCGACGAGGTCCTCAGCAAGGTCCACTCCTGA
- a CDS encoding sulfotransferase: MNNVFYFDWHTWWTLILLVRQEPEARRRRKQYRTLCLVVPALAVLHTVTFALDPIVFPALRRNEIHRPVFVVGHARSGTTYLHRMMANDPRFSYVLLWEMFFPSLIEKKVLRAILRWDRRLGGLLRKRIDVIDARLFAKSNTVHESGLFAAEEDEFLLTTSCASGFWVLQYPQAQHLDFYYVDDRWPDRKRRRVMQFYRECVRRQLALNGPDVMHLSKAPIHCGRVQSLIDTFPNARLVVPVRNPYETIPSFLKLMQFAWSARKRPEAEMRSSFASFVESSYHYYQHPLDVLDAHPEVPSVIVNYSDLVTDPAGVMRRVYDEIGLDMVPEQASALAKEKGREYRSGHTYSLEEFGLEADAIRTHLAPLFDRFGWEEDRVG; encoded by the coding sequence ATGAACAACGTCTTCTATTTCGACTGGCACACCTGGTGGACGCTGATCCTGCTGGTCCGCCAGGAACCCGAGGCGCGCCGCCGCCGCAAGCAGTACCGCACGCTGTGCCTCGTTGTACCGGCGCTGGCAGTGCTGCACACCGTGACGTTCGCGCTCGACCCGATCGTCTTTCCGGCACTGCGCCGCAACGAAATTCACAGGCCGGTCTTCGTCGTCGGTCACGCACGAAGCGGCACGACCTATCTGCACCGCATGATGGCCAACGACCCCCGCTTCTCCTATGTGCTGCTGTGGGAGATGTTCTTCCCCTCGCTCATCGAGAAGAAGGTGCTGCGGGCCATCCTGCGGTGGGATCGGCGCCTCGGCGGACTCCTGCGCAAGCGCATCGACGTCATCGATGCGCGGCTGTTCGCCAAGAGCAACACCGTTCACGAGTCCGGACTGTTCGCTGCGGAGGAGGACGAGTTCCTGCTGACGACGTCGTGCGCCTCGGGGTTCTGGGTGTTGCAGTATCCACAAGCCCAGCATCTGGACTTCTACTACGTCGACGACCGCTGGCCCGACCGCAAGCGGCGGCGGGTCATGCAGTTCTATCGAGAGTGTGTGCGCCGCCAACTGGCGCTCAACGGCCCCGATGTCATGCATCTGTCGAAGGCGCCCATCCACTGCGGCAGGGTGCAGAGCCTCATCGACACTTTTCCGAACGCCAGACTCGTTGTCCCGGTTCGCAATCCCTATGAGACGATTCCCAGCTTCCTCAAACTCATGCAGTTCGCCTGGTCGGCGCGCAAGCGCCCGGAGGCCGAGATGCGCTCGTCGTTCGCGTCCTTCGTCGAATCGTCGTATCACTACTATCAGCATCCGCTGGACGTCCTGGACGCTCACCCGGAGGTGCCGAGCGTGATCGTGAACTACAGCGATCTGGTGACCGATCCAGCCGGGGTGATGCGGCGCGTCTACGACGAGATCGGACTCGACATGGTGCCCGAACAGGCCAGTGCGCTGGCGAAGGAGAAGGGCCGCGAATACCGGTCGGGCCACACCTACAGTCTGGAGGAGTTCGGGCTCGAAGCCGACGCCATCCGGACCCATCTGGCCCCGTTGTTCGATCGTTTCGGTTGGGAGGAAGACCGTGTCGGCTGA